The following is a genomic window from Dryobates pubescens isolate bDryPub1 chromosome 5, bDryPub1.pri, whole genome shotgun sequence.
CAATGTTGAACAGGAGTCTTTCAGCAGTTGCCCACAATGGGCTGGGGAAGTCTAAAGAGCATGCTAAAATATTCCACTCAGGAAAATATTTCACAGTCCGAAACACAAAAGCTGGGACACTGAGAAGGATGCCGAAGAACCAGGTGAGCAAGCAGATCCCTTTGGCCATAGTTTTGCTCCGTATCATCCGGTGGTTCAAGGTATGAACAAAAGTCAAATAGCGATCCACACTGATTGCCACCAGCAAGTAGATGCTGGTGTACATGTTCAGGCCAATGGATGCACTGGTGCTGCGACAAAGGAAATTGCTAAATGGCCAGTTAAAGCCATTCCTGATGTTCTTTGCCCAGAAAGGGAGGCAAGTGAGGAAGATGAGATCAGCAATGGCTAAGTTCATAAGGTAGACTTCAGCTATTTTCAGGGGACCCTTGTGCAGTAAATAAGTGAAGAGTACAAATACATTTCCAAGCATACCAATAACACAGATGGTGTCGATATAATTGGGTATTATATAGTACACAACATCCCACCAGTCATTCAAGTCAGGGCAGATAGCTGGGCTGCTCTTGTTTTCACTCTGGTTTGAAGAGGGAACAGTCAGTAGAGGaatttctgtcattttttttaaagttcagaAGTGAACAGGAGATGTCTGAAATGAGAAAAGAGTActgcaaaaaaaagaagcataaaATTCCAAAAGTTGTCTTCCATCAGTGGTGTAACAAACATGCAACTGTTGGAAATGCTTTATTAGTGCTCACTTGATTATCGTAGGCTGGATCATTCCATGATTTGTATGTGCAATGGTGAGAAATGTTCCCAGTATTGGCAAGGATGGACTTTCCTCTGCATCCTTTGAAATTTCCTCTCTTTGCTACCATTGTTTAAAGTGGCACAGAGGAAGGAAAGTGCCAATTTAGTGATTCTTCCAGAAAGATAAAGAGATAGCTGaattccagctccctgagagtAGTGAGAGTCACACTGGTAACACAAAGCTAGCTTTGCTTACTCCTGTTTTCCATGCCATGTATAACCCTAGGTGGATGATGCCCATTTTCCCAGAACTGGAAATGCAACTCActctcttgaacacttccagggatggagcatacaaaacttctctgggcaacccatttcagtgtttcacagtatcacagtatcacagtaactaaggttggaagagaccccaaggatcatcaagtccaacctgttccaacagttTCACTATAGTCAGTGGTTTTATTCACAGACATTCAGTCCTAGGATCATTATGGTAGACAAGACATCACATACCCAAATTTAAGTATTTCATATCCCAATGGAGTATTTCATATCCCAATGGAGTATTTCAATATTGAAAAAGaatgtatgaaaaaaaaaaaatcaatattttGCAATCAGTTATCCTGAATGTTAACTTTCTGCTACAGTTATTTAACTCAGctctttcattttctgtattttgacACTAAAGAGATTGCTAAGGATGGAGTATTTGAAGAGAAGATTTAGGACTATTGTTCATCtgtttatatatatgtacagaCTCACCGTGACATCTGTATCTGAACAGCTTGCAGTACTTTGCAATGCCTATAGGAATTAGGTAAATACTAATATTGCACATCACACAATTTGGTACTAAATGCATAGAATATttttcagcatcacagaattaagTGAGCAGTGCAGTTTTATGTCAAGCTGGAAGGTCTGGTTAGGAAACTGGTCAACATAGGTCTCTGGCTTTAAACATCCTCCTTCAAAACAGTTTAAATGGTATCTAGTTCACTGACAGTCTCAGGCAAACCATGAAAACTAGTGAGGATCTAAAACTGCAGAGAAGATATGTAGAGCAAATAAATGTCTGTTTCTGAGACAGCAGGAATCTAACCTTGTTATAGCAGTAGGGTGGCAAAGGTGTGAGCATGATGGAAGTAAGCCTATAACATGTCAAAAATAATATAGAAGACGGACAACAGGTAAacatttccttaaaaaaaaaaaggacaacaacaaaaacaaaaacaaacaacaccaccccacaaaacccacctccacaacccaaaacaaccaaaaaccccacagaaattAGTTTTACTAATTCATTCTTCATGGGCTAAACTAAAAACTTCAGGAACATTTACTTTCTGTTGCAAGTTAGATTTTAGCCACAGTTaaatctgactttttttttttccagctaccCACTGTACATGAAGTTTCTCTCGTTTGCCTTCAGGAAAACTTCTTCAGTCTACTAGCCAGTGTCTGAGCTGATGCCTGAGCAACAAGACACAAGCTTTTTAGAAACTCAGAGATCTGGATATCTTCTGGATATAAAACACAATTAATTTTCAGTTGCTTGATGTAATTTCTTCTTCAAAGGCAATTTCTTCTGTAAGCATTTAGTGCTAACAGACAATTAAGCATATAAATGGCTTTCAGTTTATGACTTAACATATTCCAGTCATCTTTTgcataaatattttttcctattttgaCCTAATTTCTGATCAGTTACAAAGTTCATTAAATATACTACTCTTATTACTAATATTAATGCATATTACCCAGTTAAGATCATGTGTTTTGGAAACAGTGAACAAATATCACTTGAGTTTTGGGAGCAATCTTTAATGTTATTTTGAAATAGAAAATTGTGGAAACAGCTAAGCAGCTTCAGCTATAAAGAAATTTTATAAAATTAATTATGTTTTATACATATAAAGAGAACTAATCCTGACCTTCAGAACAAGTCTCATggtgcaaaaaaaaaggaagccaaTACTGGACTGCACAGATCAGAACTGAGAACATAAaaggttatttttttaatataagaaGTATGTGAAATAATCTCAATAAAGGCAAGACATTAAAAACAGATAGACATACCTACTCTTTGTCTTTTCCAGCAATTACGATAAAGTTTCAAAGTCAGAAACTGTCGGTGAATAAGAGTTACGGAGAACTCAGAGATGCATCCTCAGGCATGACTAAGAGACTGAGTGCTGTCTGAGTGCTTTGTTGGCCATGTACAATGTGTGTGATGTTACATTttggaagagagcctcaggATTTTTCGTTTTTTTACTCCTGCAAATGTCAGCTGTAGTAATTTTCAAAGCATGTGAAATATGTCATTCTCATTGTGAAATCATATAAGCCATATGCCATGACTTTTGTCCTCTGTCACCACTAAATAAAGCACTTAAGTGCAAGTCCTTGGCAATTAAATTTCCTTTGTGTGATTAACTACCTCTGTAACAACAACAACTTTATCAACGGCTCTAAACTGCCCTCTCAGTGTCAATGCACACAAACTCTGAATCAGGTTTTTCTTATGTTTAGAGCAACTTCCTCTGCTAGTCTGGGGGAAGACCATGCCAAGAAGCTGTGGTTAAAGCAGAACGGGCATACGGGAAAGGGCTGCTGAAACACAGATCCACTAAACCCCAGGTAAgcctttccaccattttttaaTAACAGTGCTGCTTGGATCCCACTGTAGGAGTCTAGGGCATTAGATTCTGTGAACATTACTTCTCAGTAGTGCATGATGACTAGCTTCCATCCACCAGTATTCTTCTTTTAATCTGCTTGCCT
Proteins encoded in this region:
- the BDKRB1 gene encoding B1 bradykinin receptor — protein: MTEIPLLTVPSSNQSENKSSPAICPDLNDWWDVVYYIIPNYIDTICVIGMLGNVFVLFTYLLHKGPLKIAEVYLMNLAIADLIFLTCLPFWAKNIRNGFNWPFSNFLCRSTSASIGLNMYTSIYLLVAISVDRYLTFVHTLNHRMIRSKTMAKGICLLTWFFGILLSVPAFVFRTVKYFPEWNILACSLDFPSPLWATAERLLFNIVGFDLPTTAIIFLNFTTICSLQKKAREQKALRTRSSKEHKGTKATRLIFTVVLMFLLCWTPYHFFVFLDILYRTEVIKGCFWGELLNFGEQFGYTLAITNSCINPVIYVFVGKYFRQKALEVFSQFIPCGFHLRWVSFKEKSSYFNMFTVRSSST